The sequence TATGATATAGGAGTCGCGGGGGTGCATCGCCTGCTTGACAACAAAGAAAAACTTTTCAGCGCCAATGTTATCGTGGTTGTGGCCGGCATGGAGGGAGCGCTGGCCAGTGTGGTCGGCGGTTTGGTGGACAGACCGGTCGTGGCCGTGCCGACCAGTATCGGCTACGGGGCCAGTTTCAGCGGTATTGCGCCGCTCCTGTCGATGCTTAACTCCTGCGCGCCCGGCGTGGCGGTGATGAATATCGACAATGGTTTCGGCGGCGGATATTTTGCCGGATTGATTAATCTGATGGGAGAGAAAAGTTGAAAGCCATCTATTTCGATTGTTTCGCCGGTATCAGCGGCGATATGACACTGGGAGCTTTGGTTGACGCCGGGCTGGATATTGAAAAACTCAAAACGGAATTGGCGAAACTCAAACTCGAAGGGTACACTATCACCACGGAGAAAGTTACCAAGAACGGTATCACCGGTACAAAAGTGAATGTTCAAATAGAAGAACAGAAAGCTCACCGCCATCTAAAACATATCAATGAAATTATTGATAACAGCGATCTTGGCGATGACATAAAACAAGCGGGCAAAAAGATATTTCTGCGTCTGGCCGAGGCCGAAGCCAAAATTCACAATACCACCATAGAAAAAATACATTTCCATGAGGTGGGCGCAATCGATGCCATTATCGATATCGTCGGAAGCGTGATCGGCATCAAACTGCTCGGTATCGAGAAGATATATGCCTCGAGAATCCATGTCGGCCGCGGCTTTGTCGATTGCCGGCATGGGAAAATTCCTGTCCCCGCTCCGGCCACGGTGGAACTGCTCAAAGATGTTCCGGTTTTTTCAACCGGTATCGAAAAGGAACTGACCACACCGACCGGAGCCGCGATTATTTCTACCCTGGCCGATTCATTCGGGAATCTGCCGGCCATGAATATCGGGCAGATCGGTTACGGCGCAGGTACCAGTGATCTGGAAATACCCAACCTGTTGCGGGTGATGATCGGTGAAGTCGCCAAAAGCGATTATGAAACCGACGCGGTTACGGTTATTGAGACCAATATCGACGACATGAACCCGGAGTTCTACGAATATGTCTCGGAGAAATTATTCAAGCAGGGCGCGCTCGATGTTTATACTTCCCCTGTTTACATGAAGAAAAGCCGTCCGGGGGTGCTTCTGAGTGTTATTGCCGATAATGACCGCATCGACGATATCATATCGATTCTCTTTTCGGAAACCACCACCATCGGCGTCAGGATGCATCAGGTGGAAAGAATGAAACTTCAACGTGAAATTACAACTGTCAATACTATCTATGGTGATATTCGGGTAAAGATAAGTAAGTACAAAGGGCAGATCAAAAATATTGCACCCGA comes from candidate division Zixibacteria bacterium HGW-Zixibacteria-1 and encodes:
- a CDS encoding TIGR00299 family protein; translated protein: MKAIYFDCFAGISGDMTLGALVDAGLDIEKLKTELAKLKLEGYTITTEKVTKNGITGTKVNVQIEEQKAHRHLKHINEIIDNSDLGDDIKQAGKKIFLRLAEAEAKIHNTTIEKIHFHEVGAIDAIIDIVGSVIGIKLLGIEKIYASRIHVGRGFVDCRHGKIPVPAPATVELLKDVPVFSTGIEKELTTPTGAAIISTLADSFGNLPAMNIGQIGYGAGTSDLEIPNLLRVMIGEVAKSDYETDAVTVIETNIDDMNPEFYEYVSEKLFKQGALDVYTSPVYMKKSRPGVLLSVIADNDRIDDIISILFSETTTIGVRMHQVERMKLQREITTVNTIYGDIRVKISKYKGQIKNIAPEYDDCKKIADENNIPLKDIYDAAKKAAPVE